One part of the Bacillota bacterium genome encodes these proteins:
- a CDS encoding VWA domain-containing protein, whose product MTASHHEGGRDSLSNETPPPRAGQPPQSTPPGGAKPIPQYGTTAARDLLSEGSRDLIGYARADIVQLAQARPEAVAAVLGNAQVAEVFVDASEPQSVVQVYRSIRDRMEMHRRRELLKRIVDRISKAAATLSEARKVRKPSEVRAYRPGDADWDLDYTLERLSENPGKALTYDDIRATASTPPGLAVCLIADKSQSVGGMLHDIAVACAVACYRLRDESLSVLLFDKSVEFARHFEEEGTAERVIERVIDMDAGGATDLFKPLVAAKGEFESIPASRSRKAILVTDLVATRGHDPVPVARDLPSLKVVCVPGFRNELPALSSAFRNLDNTRFVWADSSGSVTEAMLELIASE is encoded by the coding sequence GTGACGGCCTCCCATCACGAAGGAGGCCGTGACAGCCTGAGCAACGAGACGCCGCCGCCCAGGGCGGGGCAGCCCCCTCAGTCCACGCCGCCCGGCGGCGCGAAGCCGATCCCACAGTACGGGACCACGGCGGCGCGGGACCTGCTATCCGAGGGGAGCAGGGACCTGATTGGGTACGCGCGGGCGGACATCGTCCAGCTCGCCCAGGCGAGGCCCGAAGCCGTAGCCGCCGTCCTGGGTAATGCGCAGGTGGCCGAGGTCTTCGTTGATGCAAGCGAGCCTCAGTCGGTTGTCCAGGTATACAGAAGTATTCGCGACCGCATGGAAATGCACAGGCGCAGGGAGTTGCTCAAGCGCATCGTCGACAGGATATCGAAGGCGGCCGCAACCCTGTCGGAGGCCAGGAAGGTCAGGAAGCCTTCCGAAGTCAGGGCATACAGGCCGGGCGACGCCGACTGGGACCTGGATTACACCCTGGAAAGGCTGAGCGAGAACCCCGGTAAAGCCCTCACCTACGACGACATACGCGCCACCGCGTCGACGCCCCCCGGTCTGGCGGTGTGCCTCATCGCGGACAAGTCTCAGAGCGTCGGGGGCATGCTCCACGATATCGCTGTTGCCTGCGCCGTCGCCTGTTATCGCCTGCGCGACGAATCCCTCTCGGTACTGCTCTTCGATAAGTCAGTCGAGTTCGCCAGACACTTCGAGGAAGAAGGCACGGCCGAACGTGTCATAGAGAGGGTCATCGATATGGACGCCGGCGGAGCGACTGACCTGTTCAAGCCGCTGGTTGCGGCGAAGGGCGAATTCGAGAGTATTCCGGCGTCGCGGTCACGGAAAGCAATCCTGGTCACAGACCTGGTGGCGACCAGAGGTCACGACCCCGTGCCCGTGGCGCGGGACCTGCCTTCGCTCAAGGTGGTCTGCGTGCCCGGTTTCCGTAACGAGCTTCCCGCGCTGTCCTCCGCATTCCGTAATCTCGACAACACCCGGTTCGTCTGGGCGGACTCGTCCGGCTCGGTGACCGAGGCTATGCTCGAGTTAATCGCCTCCGAATAG
- a CDS encoding MoxR family ATPase translates to MREASRPKEPGKVWAQNLESQREQARRCIEVVRSRIVGLDDQVELAVRAVSSGLPVMLEGESGTGKTELAKAIAAGLGKTVYRVDGTQELTATKIQGWFDPPLVIKQGYGCDSFIPGPLAAAMRDGGLFFFNETSRAPSEALNAVLSALDERLLYIPRLTPIEASPGFCVVFTLNPVDKVGTNPLPRALYDRCVWIQVPHLDVEEAARVVRMRTANADDDLVRGICRVVELTRTHDEVASGASVRSAIHISRLLMSAPEGIDPWDPGEILRCAHSALSRNIKMKYDAVSTADDVIRQAVEEVFGQKKA, encoded by the coding sequence ATGCGAGAGGCGTCGCGGCCCAAGGAGCCCGGGAAGGTGTGGGCGCAAAACCTGGAATCGCAGCGTGAGCAGGCACGCCGGTGTATCGAAGTCGTCAGGTCCCGCATAGTGGGGCTGGACGACCAGGTAGAGCTCGCGGTGCGGGCGGTGTCATCCGGACTGCCTGTCATGCTGGAAGGCGAATCCGGCACCGGGAAGACGGAACTCGCAAAGGCGATCGCGGCGGGGCTCGGGAAGACGGTTTACCGTGTTGACGGAACCCAGGAGCTCACGGCCACCAAGATCCAGGGCTGGTTCGACCCCCCGCTCGTGATCAAGCAGGGCTACGGCTGTGATTCGTTTATCCCCGGCCCGCTGGCGGCTGCGATGAGGGATGGGGGCCTGTTCTTCTTCAACGAAACGTCGAGAGCGCCCTCCGAAGCGCTCAATGCCGTCCTCTCGGCCCTCGATGAGCGGCTCCTTTACATACCCAGGCTTACCCCCATCGAGGCGTCGCCGGGCTTTTGCGTAGTGTTTACGTTGAACCCTGTCGACAAGGTGGGCACAAACCCGCTGCCCCGCGCTCTCTACGACAGGTGCGTGTGGATTCAGGTGCCGCACCTGGACGTGGAGGAGGCCGCCAGGGTGGTACGCATGCGTACGGCAAATGCGGACGACGACCTCGTGCGCGGGATATGTCGCGTCGTCGAGTTGACGCGCACCCACGATGAGGTGGCGAGCGGCGCCTCCGTCAGATCCGCGATACACATCTCGAGGTTGCTGATGAGTGCGCCCGAAGGCATCGACCCCTGGGACCCCGGGGAAATCTTGCGCTGCGCCCATTCCGCGTTGTCGCGGAACATAAAGATGAAATATGACGCCGTATCCACGGCCGATGACGTAATCCGCCAGGCCGTCGAGGAGGTGTTCGGGCAAAAAAAAGCGTGA